In Nitrososphaerales archaeon, the genomic stretch TAGATGCCTACCGGTATTCTATCTCCCCACTTCATAGATATTTCAATTGCCTGTGTCATCTTTCTATTTAACTCATCAGTACTACTTCCATCATGAACCACGGGATCGTAGCCAGTATGTTCTAATTTGTACGTTCTAGGGACTGGTTTGTTGGTTGTCGGATCTATGTTGTCCTCACCAGAGAACCATTCCTTAGTGTAGATATCGTTATACGTAGGACACGGCTGCAATACATCTAAGAAGGCAAGTCCTTTATGCTCTACCGCCTGCCTTATTAGGTCCTTGAGATGCTTAATGTCATAGGAATAAGCTCGTGCCACGAAGGTAAAGCCGGACGCTAGTGCCAGTGCTATTGGATTTACGCCTTGGTTTATGTTTGGATTGGGCAGAGATTTCGTCTTAAGGCCTAACTTTAGCGTCGGTGATGCTTGGCCCTTCGTTAAGCCATACACCCCGTTATCGAATATTATGTATGCCATGTCGACATTTCTTCTACCTGCATTTACAAAATGTCCCGCACCTATACCAAGTCCATCGCCGTCTCCTCCTACCGCGATGACTTCCATATCTGGATTGGCTAGTTTGGCTCCGGTTGCATATGGTAGTACCCTGCCATGAAGTGTGTGTATTCCGTACGTCTTGATATAGTGAGGTGTCTTTCCTGAACAGCCTATACCTGAGAAAACTGCAACTTTATGTGGAGGGATCTGCATGTCTGCCAACGCCATCTGTATAGCATTCAATATGCCAAAGTCTCCACAGCCAGGACACCAGTCATTATGAAGGTCTGTCTTGTAATCTGCAAGTTTAAGTCCCAGCTGTTAACACCTCCCTCTTCTTAGCTTTGCCACCTATGATTTTCTTCAAAACACTGTACACTTCACTCCGCGACATAGGTCTTCCATTATATTTTACCACAAGGTAATCAGGCTCACGTTTTATATTAGCTGCAAGTAACTCTGCAAGTTGCCCACTATAATTCATTTCAATATCAATCAATAATCTAGTCTTTGACAAAAGTGACTCCAAAAGTTTTGCAGGAAATGGGTTAAGCAGTCTCACCTGAACAAAGTTTATCAACTGGTTCTCCTGCGCAAGCAAGTCGATTGCATCTAGGATAGCACCCTTTGTGGAGCCCCAGCTTATGACTGTCATATCCGATACCGCTCCATATCTTGCGGCCTTATCCTCATCAGGTATCTCTTTCAATGCTAGGTTCAACTTACCCATTCTCTTATCCATCATCTTTGTTCTTATGGTAGGATGTTCAGTGATATGCCCGTCGGGCTCATGCTCGTCGCCAGTATTCCAGAACACTCCGTTTTCGGTTCCAAGCTTAACTCTAGGCGATATACCGTTTTCAGTGAACGCGAACCTTTCGTAATTGCCTTCTATTTTTTCTAGTAGCAATCCCCGATCTATCATAACGCGAAAGGGGTCGTAGCGTTTAACAGTCACAACTGAATTTGCAAGAGCCTTGTCTACCATATGGATAACAGGTGTTTGGTACCTTTCCGCGTAGTTGAATGCCTTTATTGAATCATAGAACGCTTCCTCAACATCACCGGAAGCAATAACAATCCTAGGGAATTCGCCATGACCTGCATGTATAGCAAAGTGAAGATCGCCTTGCTCATGTCTTGTCGGAAGACCGGTTGCAGGCCCTGTGCGCTGATACAGAGTTACAACCACCGGTACTTCATTTATACCAGCCCATCCGAGACCCTCTGCCATCAGGGAAAAGCCAGGGCCAGACGTACACGTTGCAGATCTTACACCAGCAAGCGCAGCACCAGTAGCCATTGTAATTGCCGATATTTCATCTTCGGTTTGAACGACCGTAAAC encodes the following:
- a CDS encoding 2-oxoacid:ferredoxin oxidoreductase subunit beta encodes the protein MGLKLADYKTDLHNDWCPGCGDFGILNAIQMALADMQIPPHKVAVFSGIGCSGKTPHYIKTYGIHTLHGRVLPYATGAKLANPDMEVIAVGGDGDGLGIGAGHFVNAGRRNVDMAYIIFDNGVYGLTKGQASPTLKLGLKTKSLPNPNINQGVNPIALALASGFTFVARAYSYDIKHLKDLIRQAVEHKGLAFLDVLQPCPTYNDIYTKEWFSGEDNIDPTTNKPVPRTYKLEHTGYDPVVHDGSSTDELNRKMTQAIEISMKWGDRIPVGIYYKNEYVSTYGERIDDRTRIYSSNPPAKQIIENQGKPVTDIGKLLDELMVSTV
- a CDS encoding 2-oxoacid:ferredoxin oxidoreductase subunit alpha — translated: MNQIINKLSWVIGGAQGSGVDTAANIFAKACVLGGLNIFGKREYFSNIKGRHSYFAINVSEESVRSHVDEIDVLVAFDAETLFTHALNVVNGGAIVYDAGLIEILIDEVPMMERPTIKEIKEKLAIRGRGDSVKDILDVAKNNGVNVCPVAFKDLLRELAEKRNEPSLGKLMRMINIMAVSVSFALLDYNLGIMVDAIRYAFKARPKIAEMNIDAANYTFNHTRARFSNDFRYKLQARPIDDNLMLIQGNQATALGKMVAGCRFQTYYPITPASDESEYIEANQILDLIDSNVKQAFTVVQTEDEISAITMATGAALAGVRSATCTSGPGFSLMAEGLGWAGINEVPVVVTLYQRTGPATGLPTRHEQGDLHFAIHAGHGEFPRIVIASGDVEEAFYDSIKAFNYAERYQTPVIHMVDKALANSVVTVKRYDPFRVMIDRGLLLEKIEGNYERFAFTENGISPRVKLGTENGVFWNTGDEHEPDGHITEHPTIRTKMMDKRMGKLNLALKEIPDEDKAARYGAVSDMTVISWGSTKGAILDAIDLLAQENQLINFVQVRLLNPFPAKLLESLLSKTRLLIDIEMNYSGQLAELLAANIKREPDYLVVKYNGRPMSRSEVYSVLKKIIGGKAKKREVLTAGT